A section of the Castanea sativa cultivar Marrone di Chiusa Pesio chromosome 12, ASM4071231v1 genome encodes:
- the LOC142620091 gene encoding protein FAR1-RELATED SEQUENCE 5-like has translation MATSYKGNWIPIYNVRLPKHHHFDKLQSTSGELERKEEYRLKPHSLFCRRSTEMHVMEKDGKSNLEEVVSIDSEKDTTPRIGENEDTKEDITPKIGMEFDLEDEFRRDWLNRSKTDKTTIISRKFCCFKAGYKKEVAYDGNKSRMELRCGCEAQMVISRQKSGKYRITLFETKHNHEVVTPRSKHKLPSQRKISAAQAAEAELANRSGIRQKLVFEFMSKQVGGRENLGFTLKDISNHLQSKRMRETKKGEAFTLIHYFEMRKSENASFFYEIQLDVDDQITNIFWADPKMVVDYDLFGDVVCFDTTYRTNKNHRPLAPIIGVNHHRQTVVFGVALLYDETAETFSWLFQTLLKATCGKKPVTIFTDQDPAMAKAIAEVLPESHHHLCRWHIYQNALKKLNSHFDKLLEDLRHNELDSNYDMSQRLPVLKVEVLLLKNSRDVYTPKIFNFFQEEYKKSLDMVVNTCYDISPLFEYKVCMYGHTREHKVIFNSTDQTVVCSCNKFEFAGFLCSHALKVLDIQNIKLLPSRYILKRWTKQARVGCVLDSYGCIVKEDPKLDITNQYKDLCRNAVNIASKAAETEEASMFLAKKMVELNLDVERILKKKPDLPANRIGMDPSHNEHVDVASVITTYKATGIKKKIGTSRVKGRPKSFIEKGGILVEKLL, from the exons ATGGCTACAAGTTACAAGGGAAACTGGATTCCAATCTATAATGTGAGGTTACCCAAACATCACCATTTTGATAAACTCCAATCAACTTCTGGAGAACTTGAAAGGAAGGAAGAATATAGGCTGAAGCCCCACTCACTTTTTTGTCGAAGATCTACAGAAATGCAT GTTATGGAGAAAGATGGGAAGAGCAACCTTGAAGAAGTTGTGTCTATTGATTCAGAGAAAGATACAACTccaagaattggagaaaatgaaGACACTAAAGAAGATATAACTCCAAAAATCGGAATGGAGTTTGATTTAGAGGATGAG TTTCGTAGAGATTGGCTGAACAGAAGTAAGACAGATAAAACAACTATCATATCCCGCAAGTTTTGTTGTTTTAAAGCTGGTTACAAGAAGGAAGTTGCATATGATGGAAATAAATCTAGAATGGAATTAAGATGTGGTTGTGAAGCCCAAATGGTTATCAGTCGTCAAAAAAGTGGTAAATATCGTATTACCCTTTTTGAAACGAAACACAATCATGAAGTTGTAACTCCACGGAGTAAACACAAATTGCCATCACAAAGGAAGATATCAGCTGCCCAAGCAGCTGAAGCTGAATTAGCAAATCGCTCTGGGATTAGgcaaaaattagtttttgagtTCATGAGTAAACAAGTTGGAGGTAGGGAAAATCTTGGTTTTACTCTTAAAGATATCAGTAATCATTTACAATCTAAACGGATGAGGGAAACGAAAAAGGGAGAAGCATTTACCCTTATTCATTATTTTGAGATGAGAAAGTCTGAAAATGCTTCATTTTTCTATGAGATACAGTTGGATGTTGATGATCAAATAACTAATATATTTTGGGCAGATCCTAAAATGGTTGTGGATTATGATTTATTTGGTGATGTAGTTTGTTTTGATACTACGTATCGAACCAATAAAAACCATCGTCCATTGGCACCTATAATTGGAGTGAATCATCATAGACAAACTGTGGTCTTTGGTGTTGCATTGTTGTATGATGAAACAGCTGAAACTTTTTCATGGTTATTTCAAACTCTCTTAAAAGCAACGTGTGGAAAGAAGCCGGTTACAATTTTTACTGATCAAGATCCAGCAATGGCTAAAGCAATTGCAGAAGTGTTACCAGAATCTCATCATCATTTATGCCGATGGCATATATATCAAAATGCTCTCAAAAAACTCAACAG tcattttgacAAGTTACTTGAAGACCTACGCCACAATGAGTTGGATTCCAATTATGACATGAGCCAACGTTTGCCAGTTTTGAAAGTGGAAGTGCTTTTATTGAAGAACTCAAGGGATGTTTACACACCCAAaatctttaatttctttcaaGAAGAGTATAAGAAGTCTTTGGACATGGTTGTTAATACATGCTATGATATTTCACCATTGTTTGAGTACAAGGTTTGCATGTATGGGCATACTCGAGAACATAAGGTTATCTTCAATTCTACAGACCAAACAGTTGTTTGCAGTTGTAACAAATTTGAGTTTGCTGGGTTTTTATGTAGTCATGCATTAAAGGTGTTAgatattcaaaatataaaactacTTCCTTCTCGATACATTTTGAAGCGGTGGACTAAGCAAGCGAGAGTTGGATGTGTACTAGATAGCTATGGTTGCATTGTGAAAGAAGATCCTAAGTTGGATATAACAAATCAATACAAAGATTTGTGTCGTAATGCAGTTAACATTGCAAGTAAGGCTGCTGAAACTGAAGAAGCATCTATGTTTTTAGCTAAGAAGATGGTTGAGTTAAATCTTGATGTGGAaaggattttgaaaaaaaaaccagaTTTACCTGCCAATAGAATTGGGATGGATCCTTCTCATAATGAACATGTAGATGTTGCATCTGTCATAACAACTTATAAAGCAACTgggattaagaaaaaaataggcaCATCTCGTGTTAAAGGTCGGCCTAAAAGTTTTATTGAAAAAGGAGGCATCCTTGTGGAGAAACTCCTATGA